From Argopecten irradians isolate NY chromosome 2, Ai_NY, whole genome shotgun sequence, the proteins below share one genomic window:
- the LOC138315139 gene encoding transmembrane protein 276-like, whose translation MPRQLSTSLSDLMLAISAFYVSHHWYEHKHHNAAIGMFIQGCAASMGIFRFAMEQPQGTLVYKAHKLLSWLAGAVGVPLIALVFCYKYGSAALANKISIFIVCILLVVVFLPPKNRELCSQAVSGFSILTMATLCVINKNWFGFGACVVYAGAGILFGSDGKLLDIPKVDFLHYFLIVGNTLFKLAL comes from the coding sequence ATGCCACGCCAGCTGAGTACATCGTTGTCAGATTTGATGCTTGCGATCTCTGCCTTCTATGTCTCCCATCACTGGTATGAACACAAACACCACAATGCAGCGATAGGGATGTTCATTCAAGGCTGTGCGGCCTCCATGGGGATCTTCCGTTTTGCCATGGAACAACCTCAGGgaacacttgtctataaagctCACAAACTCCTGTCCTGGTTGGCTGGTGCCGTTGGTGTCCCCCTGATTGCTCTCGTGTTTTGTTATAAATACGGATCTGCAGCACTGGCcaataagatatcaatattcATTGTTTGTATTCTGTTAGTTGTAGTGTTTCTCCCACCCAAGAACAGAGAACTTTGCTCTCAGGCAGTGTCAGGATTTTCTATCCTCACCATGGCAACACTGTGTGTTATAAACAAAAACTGGTTTGGATTCGGAGCCTGTGTCGTGTATGCAGGTGCTGGCATCCTTTTTGGTTCTGATGGAAAATTACTGGACATTCCAAAAGTAGATTTCCTacactattttttaattgttgGCAATACACTTTTTAAACTGGCTCTCTAG